Genomic segment of Streptomyces longhuiensis:
GAGGCGCCGCCGGACGACACCGGCGAGGCGCTCGGCCTCAAGCCGTCCCGGCTCACCCTCACCATCGGCTTCGGCCCGTCCCTGTTCGAGAAGTTCGGGCTTGCGGACCGGCGGCCGGAGGCTCTCGTCGACCTGCCGAAGTTCCCCGGCGACAATCTCGACAAGGCCCGCAGTGACGGCGACCTGTGCATTCAGGCCTGCGCCGACGATCCGCAGGTCGCCGTGCACGCCATCCGCAATCTCGCCCGCATCGGCTTCGGCAAGGTCGCCGTCCGCTGGTCCCAGCTCGGCTTCGGCAAGACGTCCTCGACCACCCCGGACGCGCAGACCCCGCGCAACCTGATGGGCTTCAAGGACGGCACCCGCAACATCGCCGGCACCGAGAAGGCCCGTCTGGACGAGCACGTGTGGGTCGACGCCAAGGACACGGACGCCAACTCGTCCTGGATGACCGGGGGTTCGTACCTCGTCGCGCGACGCATCCGGATGAACATCGAGACGTGGGACCGTACGTCGCTCCAGGAGCAGGAGGACGTCTTCGGCCGCGACAAGGGCGAGGGCGCCCCGGTCGGCAAGGCCAAGGAGCGCGACGAGCCGTTCCTGAAGGCGATGAAGCCGGACGCGCACGTGCGGCTCGCGCACCCCGACTCCAACGCGGGGGCGACCATCCTGCGCCGCGGCTACTCCTTCACCGACGGCACG
This window contains:
- the efeB gene encoding iron uptake transporter deferrochelatase/peroxidase subunit, which codes for MTDTAADVSVGSDNARTPSRRSLLAVGGAGLALGAAAAGGAVAVTRTGDDPQPVADSGDAVSFHGAHQAGIATAVQDRLHFASFDVKTDDRDEFVQLLKDWTKAASRMTEGHAVGEGAYGGLPEAPPDDTGEALGLKPSRLTLTIGFGPSLFEKFGLADRRPEALVDLPKFPGDNLDKARSDGDLCIQACADDPQVAVHAIRNLARIGFGKVAVRWSQLGFGKTSSTTPDAQTPRNLMGFKDGTRNIAGTEKARLDEHVWVDAKDTDANSSWMTGGSYLVARRIRMNIETWDRTSLQEQEDVFGRDKGEGAPVGKAKERDEPFLKAMKPDAHVRLAHPDSNAGATILRRGYSFTDGTDGLGRLEAGLFFLAYQKDVRKGFIRVQRNLSRSDALNEYIQHVSSAVFAVPPGVRDSGDWWGRALFSKEA